One window from the genome of Archaeoglobus neptunius encodes:
- a CDS encoding pyridoxal phosphate-dependent aminotransferase: MREAARLSEISTSMIRRMFEIVERARKEGREIVSLTIGEPDFSTPREVIERAVAAMNSGYTHYTSNFGLDELREVIAERYGVPTSDVMITAGGSEALMNASLALIERGSRVIIPTPNFLSYFTYAKLCEARIEEVRTHDTGFKPDPDRINEVMDRDVSVIFLNYPNNPTGVVAGKKELREIVEIASDYNAVVISDEIYDQIHYDAKPISLAGYENVVVVNGFSKSLSMTGWRIGFTIAGESLLDSMLKVHQVNGVCAPAFAQKAVADVIGDGLFDKIVSEMVSEFRRRRDYVYSELSEIYEVVKPEGAFYMFVNVNEDCMAFIEKLLQFGVAVTPGLPFGTHNKTYVRISYANSMENLKKAVKAFREYESQKPRSP, encoded by the coding sequence ATGAGAGAAGCTGCAAGATTATCAGAAATATCAACCTCAATGATACGAAGGATGTTTGAGATTGTTGAAAGGGCAAGAAAAGAGGGCAGAGAAATCGTCAGTCTGACCATTGGCGAGCCCGATTTCAGCACTCCCAGAGAGGTTATTGAAAGAGCTGTAGCTGCCATGAATTCCGGATACACACATTATACATCCAACTTCGGTCTTGATGAGCTTAGGGAGGTTATCGCTGAGAGGTACGGAGTACCCACATCGGATGTGATGATTACTGCAGGTGGCAGTGAGGCACTGATGAACGCTTCTCTTGCTCTAATTGAGCGGGGAAGTAGGGTTATCATCCCGACACCCAATTTTCTCAGCTATTTTACCTATGCAAAACTATGCGAGGCAAGGATAGAGGAGGTCAGGACACACGATACAGGCTTCAAGCCGGATCCAGACAGAATAAACGAGGTTATGGATAGAGATGTCAGCGTGATTTTTCTCAACTATCCAAACAATCCGACAGGTGTTGTGGCCGGGAAAAAGGAGCTAAGGGAAATAGTTGAGATAGCCTCGGACTACAATGCTGTTGTGATAAGTGATGAGATTTACGATCAGATACACTATGATGCAAAACCGATTTCTCTGGCCGGGTATGAGAACGTCGTTGTGGTGAATGGATTTTCCAAGTCCCTCTCGATGACCGGATGGAGGATAGGATTCACGATAGCCGGTGAGAGCCTATTGGACTCAATGCTGAAGGTTCATCAGGTCAACGGGGTGTGTGCACCTGCCTTTGCACAAAAGGCTGTCGCTGATGTGATTGGAGATGGTTTGTTTGACAAAATCGTTTCGGAAATGGTTTCCGAGTTCAGAAGGCGCAGAGATTATGTGTACTCAGAACTGAGTGAAATTTATGAGGTTGTAAAGCCTGAAGGAGCCTTCTACATGTTTGTAAATGTGAATGAGGATTGCATGGCATTTATCGAGAAGCTGCTGCAATTTGGGGTCGCCGTTACACCGGGTCTGCCTTTCGGTACTCACAACAAAACCTATGTGCGAATCAGCTATGCAAATTCGATGGAAAACCTGAAAAAAGCGGTAAAAGCTTTTAGGGAGTATGAGAGTCAGAAACCTCGAAGCCCGTGA
- a CDS encoding NAD(P)/FAD-dependent oxidoreductase: protein MKFDVIIIGAGPGGMFAAYKLAGKLNTAIFEMGRDISSRKCPSDLSESYCSKCNPCNITSGVGGAGGLSDGKLNYVNPEYPSSFSVGGDFDFLDPKYLIEKMNEVDQIFLKHGAPDEIYGEDPERINEFLKRANAAGIEFVPLRQRHVGSDELPKVVKSIEDRLKKEGVRIYTRKTVVDIDPEKKIVRTDKGEEYGYDHLIIAVGRSGASWLESWTKEYSIEVAENSKAIDVGVRVEVPASIMDDITSTIYDPKLRVTTKRHDDYMRTFCTCPRGWVIREDYGDFCLVNGHSKAREKTNNSNFALLGHYEFTEPFDEPNEWGRDLARITTKLGGGNPIVQRLKDLRLGRRSTESRIRNNRLVKPTLKTAIPGDISLAYPGRAIDDILDALERLDKVIPGVADDSTLLYAPEVKFYSLKLKVDEWMRTSIPYIYAIGDGAGVSRGIVGAAVTGLIAAESILKERGMDG, encoded by the coding sequence ATGAAATTTGACGTCATAATAATAGGCGCCGGACCTGGAGGAATGTTTGCAGCCTACAAGCTTGCAGGAAAGCTTAACACTGCGATTTTCGAGATGGGGCGGGATATTTCAAGCAGAAAGTGCCCAAGTGATCTGTCAGAAAGCTACTGCAGCAAATGCAACCCCTGCAACATCACATCCGGAGTTGGTGGAGCTGGAGGTCTCTCCGACGGTAAGCTGAACTACGTTAACCCCGAGTACCCATCAAGCTTCTCTGTGGGTGGTGATTTTGACTTTCTGGATCCCAAATACCTTATAGAAAAAATGAACGAAGTTGATCAGATTTTCCTTAAACATGGCGCTCCGGACGAGATCTACGGTGAGGATCCGGAAAGAATTAACGAATTTTTAAAGAGGGCGAATGCCGCTGGAATTGAGTTCGTACCTCTCAGACAGAGACACGTGGGGAGCGATGAACTTCCCAAGGTGGTAAAAAGTATCGAGGACAGGCTAAAAAAGGAGGGTGTCAGAATCTACACCCGAAAAACCGTTGTTGACATCGATCCAGAGAAGAAAATTGTCAGAACAGATAAAGGTGAGGAATACGGATACGACCACCTCATAATAGCGGTTGGCAGAAGTGGTGCAAGCTGGCTTGAAAGCTGGACAAAGGAGTACAGTATAGAGGTGGCGGAGAATTCAAAGGCTATCGACGTTGGTGTCAGGGTGGAAGTTCCCGCTTCAATAATGGACGACATCACTTCAACGATCTACGATCCAAAGCTGAGAGTTACAACGAAGAGGCATGATGATTACATGAGGACTTTCTGCACATGTCCGAGAGGGTGGGTAATAAGGGAGGACTACGGCGACTTTTGCCTTGTCAACGGCCACAGCAAGGCTAGGGAGAAGACAAACAACTCCAATTTCGCTCTTCTTGGACACTACGAGTTTACGGAACCTTTTGATGAACCCAACGAGTGGGGTAGAGACCTGGCAAGGATCACAACAAAGCTGGGCGGAGGGAACCCGATTGTCCAGAGGCTGAAAGATCTGAGGCTGGGAAGAAGGAGTACGGAGAGCAGGATAAGAAACAACAGGCTTGTAAAACCAACTTTAAAAACAGCAATACCGGGAGACATCAGCCTTGCCTATCCGGGGAGAGCAATAGATGACATACTCGATGCGCTTGAGAGGCTTGACAAGGTCATTCCGGGAGTGGCTGATGACTCCACCCTCCTTTACGCTCCGGAGGTGAAATTTTACTCCTTAAAACTGAAGGTCGATGAGTGGATGAGGACAAGCATTCCATACATTTACGCTATAGGTGACGGGGCAGGGGTAAGCAGGGGAATTGTTGGAGCAGCGGTAACAGGCCTGATTGCAGCCGAGAGCATATTGAAAGAGAGAGGGATGGACGGATGA
- a CDS encoding TldD/PmbA family protein — MNFYDIREIEATSLTIQLENGKIEKPKYDHAKAKGFRVLKNGFWGIFEGDVPDEVGIKIAEGNAVFESDSEIAENISEGRYVMKVKVRPEDVPIEEKVELLKDLEKIIRDVCVSTKVVYFENSRVFRYVDSCGSEVEYTVYRTGVSITGVGKGKTLQFLSRRLMKAGGFEVLKNAVETAEEVRKILPKLANAGSPPSGEMNVVMDPSLAGVFVHEAFGHAVEADHVLQGATVLEGRLGERVADENVSIIDDPTLPEFGFFPFDDEGIKAEKKVIVENGILKSFLHSRETAKKLGGRAGNARSQGVEIPIVRMSNTYLAPSDYTFEELLEECGEGVYLVGSRGGETNPSTGYFHFNAQYGYLVKGGELKEMVRDVSLAGNTLDILRNVKIGSRIDFDPGFCGKAGQLVPVSDGSPHVLCKATVGGA, encoded by the coding sequence ATGAATTTTTACGATATCAGAGAGATAGAAGCCACATCCCTCACCATTCAGCTTGAGAACGGAAAAATAGAGAAGCCAAAATACGATCATGCGAAAGCCAAAGGATTCAGGGTTCTGAAAAATGGGTTCTGGGGCATATTTGAAGGTGATGTTCCCGATGAGGTGGGCATAAAAATTGCTGAAGGAAACGCAGTTTTTGAATCGGATTCCGAAATTGCCGAGAATATTTCCGAGGGAAGGTATGTAATGAAGGTGAAGGTCAGACCGGAGGATGTGCCCATTGAAGAGAAAGTTGAGCTTTTAAAAGATCTCGAGAAGATTATAAGAGACGTGTGTGTCAGCACCAAAGTTGTTTACTTTGAAAACAGTCGAGTTTTCCGGTACGTTGATTCGTGCGGGTCTGAAGTCGAATATACAGTTTATCGAACCGGTGTCTCCATAACAGGAGTCGGAAAGGGTAAAACTCTTCAGTTTCTCTCAAGAAGGTTGATGAAAGCAGGTGGTTTCGAAGTGCTGAAAAATGCCGTTGAAACTGCCGAAGAGGTGAGAAAAATACTACCGAAGCTCGCCAACGCTGGTTCTCCTCCTTCAGGAGAGATGAATGTTGTGATGGATCCGAGCCTTGCAGGCGTGTTTGTTCACGAAGCTTTCGGGCATGCTGTAGAGGCTGATCACGTCCTTCAGGGCGCAACAGTTCTTGAAGGCAGGTTGGGTGAAAGGGTTGCAGACGAAAATGTCAGCATCATAGATGACCCCACCCTACCGGAATTTGGCTTCTTCCCCTTTGACGACGAGGGGATTAAGGCAGAGAAGAAGGTTATTGTGGAAAACGGAATTTTAAAGAGCTTTCTTCACAGCAGAGAAACGGCAAAGAAGCTTGGAGGACGGGCGGGAAATGCAAGATCCCAGGGGGTAGAAATTCCGATAGTAAGGATGAGCAACACGTACCTCGCACCTTCTGACTACACTTTTGAGGAGTTGCTCGAGGAGTGTGGAGAGGGCGTCTATCTTGTTGGATCGAGGGGGGGCGAAACCAACCCATCCACCGGCTATTTCCACTTCAACGCACAGTACGGATACCTGGTGAAGGGGGGTGAGCTAAAGGAGATGGTGAGGGATGTCTCGCTGGCCGGAAATACTCTTGACATTTTAAGAAACGTCAAAATTGGCAGCAGAATAGACTTCGATCCGGGATTCTGCGGTAAGGCCGGACAGCTTGTACCCGTTTCCGATGGTTCCCCCCATGTTCTCTGCAAAGCAACGGTAGGTGGAGCCTGA
- a CDS encoding TldD/PmbA family protein, protein MDWEVYHYRTRGISAEIEAGKLKVIESYAESGFAARVIVKGRVGFASSASREEAIKMAEKIAKISEDVLDDFPSGRFRRVEGIYDRRVEDIDSNFLKEEYERLVSSISRAKISSAKIAHEIEEVEIENSYGLECYEKSTISSMLVETVHDGGSGYEVCDSRTAELEIEETARRAEELALESSRARKIESSVYDIVLEPIAVHQLFFYSLYPSFSAENVEKGRSRVRIGDKYGEITIIDDPTVRGGLASCSFDDEGVNTVPTTLMENGVVRGYYSDWKHSKKYGITANGFRMENTGYPSPMPSNIVVKADDTDESEKCIIIHSLIGSHTANPISGDFSLEVMNANYRGSAVKGMMIYGNIFDMLKRLEGELGEVRQIENTITKSLKFGKIRII, encoded by the coding sequence ATGGACTGGGAGGTGTATCACTACAGAACCAGAGGGATCTCTGCCGAGATCGAAGCGGGAAAACTGAAGGTTATTGAATCATACGCAGAGTCTGGCTTTGCGGCAAGGGTTATCGTGAAAGGGAGAGTTGGATTCGCGTCCTCGGCAAGCAGAGAGGAAGCAATCAAAATGGCTGAAAAGATAGCGAAAATTTCCGAAGACGTTCTGGACGACTTTCCCTCAGGGAGATTCCGAAGAGTCGAGGGGATCTATGACAGAAGGGTTGAGGATATCGATTCAAATTTTCTGAAGGAGGAATATGAAAGATTAGTGAGCTCAATCAGCAGAGCAAAGATTTCCTCGGCAAAGATTGCTCATGAGATCGAAGAGGTAGAAATAGAGAACTCCTACGGACTGGAGTGCTACGAAAAATCCACCATATCGTCAATGCTCGTAGAGACTGTACATGATGGAGGAAGTGGCTATGAAGTCTGCGACAGCAGAACTGCTGAGCTTGAAATAGAGGAAACTGCAAGAAGAGCAGAAGAACTTGCACTTGAATCTTCGAGGGCCAGAAAAATTGAAAGTAGTGTGTATGACATCGTGCTCGAGCCGATAGCCGTTCATCAGCTATTCTTCTATTCGCTCTACCCATCATTCTCTGCCGAGAACGTTGAAAAAGGCAGAAGCAGAGTTAGAATCGGAGATAAATACGGTGAGATAACGATCATTGATGATCCCACAGTGAGGGGCGGGTTGGCAAGCTGCAGCTTTGACGATGAGGGTGTCAATACAGTCCCGACCACGCTTATGGAAAATGGTGTAGTCAGGGGATATTACTCGGACTGGAAGCATTCAAAAAAGTACGGAATAACTGCAAATGGATTCAGAATGGAAAATACGGGCTATCCCTCTCCCATGCCCAGTAATATTGTAGTAAAGGCGGACGATACTGACGAGAGTGAAAAATGTATCATAATTCACTCTCTTATCGGTTCTCACACTGCAAATCCGATAAGCGGAGATTTCAGCCTGGAGGTTATGAACGCAAATTACAGAGGGAGTGCCGTTAAGGGAATGATGATCTACGGCAATATTTTTGACATGCTGAAGAGGCTGGAAGGGGAGCTCGGCGAAGTCAGACAGATCGAGAACACGATCACAAAATCCCTTAAATTTGGCAAGATAAGAATAATCTAA
- a CDS encoding type II secretion system F family protein, producing MSEPILYSPLSLRRFYRKRVNGKPEKYSDLLSALERSRLRYTISEILAIAIFYPLLATVPGTMLGYLISEIIKPEELLVIRGFVVEYWKIQIALCAGFAILAFGFTRYLILSYPYYVTNVRKSKIDSSLPHAVNMMLGMAKGGVPLISIFKFIAENRDVFGEISREFERIVLLVDVFGADVYTAVKQVAETTPSDRLKTFLENFLNVYEGGGDVVEYLRAKSEQFLSERETYYTLFLETLQVFAEIYLALFIVAPLFFLTVLVVFQLVGGGALNVFKLVMYTFIPLGTLLVIWLIRSAIPSESAGFGEKREEVEILDMKIADRPPGFKVDSFRLRLRKIWKFLTRPFTEEVYTLTLRALSFYLILPAAIFFFLAYGKIDYDILIFATLSTVIFPSIVFIEYKERVLRKMEKELPEFLKQLASLNEAGLNVVEALRHLSDTELGILGREIRKIKREIEWGGLITSALEKIERRVKSPIFTRAISLLIRAIESTPSIREALITASMYSELEIEVRDRIRAQMSMYIIIIYLSFAVFLYTAYVLIQNMLSVFTPVEATPMLNVMSINMAEIKRTFLETSLIVGASSGVMAGLMGEGKLESGLKHVFILVVIVYVFFRFILP from the coding sequence ATGAGCGAGCCGATTCTTTACTCGCCGTTATCTCTCCGAAGATTTTACAGAAAGCGTGTGAATGGAAAGCCAGAGAAGTATTCGGATCTCCTGAGTGCACTTGAAAGGTCTAGGCTTCGATACACGATATCTGAAATACTGGCAATTGCCATATTCTATCCACTTCTTGCCACGGTTCCCGGAACCATGCTCGGTTATCTGATTTCGGAGATAATCAAGCCGGAAGAGTTATTGGTTATCAGGGGCTTTGTGGTGGAGTACTGGAAGATCCAAATCGCCCTATGTGCGGGATTTGCGATCCTCGCATTTGGATTTACAAGATATCTCATCCTTTCGTATCCTTACTACGTGACCAACGTGAGAAAAAGCAAAATTGACTCCTCTTTACCCCATGCGGTCAACATGATGCTGGGAATGGCTAAGGGTGGTGTACCCCTTATTTCCATTTTCAAGTTTATAGCGGAGAACAGGGACGTTTTTGGTGAGATCAGCAGGGAGTTTGAGAGAATAGTCCTTCTGGTGGATGTATTTGGTGCGGACGTTTACACAGCCGTAAAGCAGGTTGCCGAGACCACACCATCTGACAGGCTGAAAACGTTTCTTGAGAACTTTCTCAATGTATATGAGGGAGGAGGCGATGTTGTTGAGTATTTGAGGGCAAAATCAGAACAGTTTCTGTCGGAGCGGGAGACTTATTACACTCTTTTCCTTGAAACCCTGCAGGTGTTTGCAGAAATATACCTGGCGCTTTTCATCGTTGCCCCCCTCTTTTTCCTTACCGTGCTTGTGGTGTTTCAGCTTGTGGGTGGCGGTGCGCTCAACGTGTTCAAGCTCGTCATGTACACGTTTATTCCTCTTGGCACCCTTCTCGTCATCTGGTTGATAAGATCGGCCATTCCAAGTGAATCGGCAGGATTTGGAGAGAAAAGGGAAGAAGTGGAAATTCTTGACATGAAAATTGCAGACAGGCCACCCGGGTTTAAGGTTGACAGTTTCAGGCTCAGGCTGAGAAAAATATGGAAGTTTTTAACGAGACCATTTACGGAGGAAGTGTACACTCTAACACTCAGAGCCCTGTCCTTTTACCTGATCCTCCCCGCTGCGATATTTTTCTTCCTTGCTTACGGAAAAATCGACTACGATATTCTGATTTTTGCCACTCTCTCGACTGTTATCTTTCCATCCATTGTTTTCATCGAGTACAAAGAAAGAGTTTTGAGAAAAATGGAGAAGGAGCTGCCAGAATTTTTGAAACAGCTTGCATCTCTAAACGAAGCGGGTCTCAACGTCGTTGAGGCTCTACGCCACCTTTCTGATACTGAACTCGGTATTCTGGGCAGAGAAATCAGAAAAATAAAGAGAGAGATCGAATGGGGAGGTCTGATAACATCGGCACTTGAAAAGATCGAGAGAAGGGTGAAAAGCCCCATTTTCACCAGGGCGATATCCCTCCTTATAAGAGCAATAGAGTCCACCCCAAGCATAAGAGAGGCTCTGATAACGGCATCCATGTATTCCGAGCTGGAAATCGAGGTCAGAGACAGAATCAGGGCACAGATGAGCATGTACATTATAATTATCTATTTATCTTTTGCTGTCTTTCTGTACACCGCCTATGTCCTGATCCAGAACATGCTGTCAGTCTTTACACCGGTTGAGGCAACACCCATGCTGAATGTGATGAGTATCAATATGGCGGAAATAAAACGAACGTTTCTGGAAACGTCTCTTATTGTTGGTGCGTCCTCTGGAGTTATGGCCGGCCTGATGGGTGAGGGAAAGCTGGAATCTGGCTTAAAGCATGTCTTCATTCTGGTGGTGATAGTTTATGTTTTCTTCAGATTCATACTCCCGTAA
- a CDS encoding type II/IV secretion system ATPase subunit — protein MVRNHYDILRKYVRDRNLLDSVKLDEKYRVVDEYWIQEPFIKAVIVEKEEEFRDYYNILEPTVGPEEAQMISTLFSDLKRVLVLRDVSVDIEERAEVLVGNINRLSREYAVKLDDNFYSRMLYYLFRDFFGYGVIDPLMEDPNVEDISCDGYNIPIYIYHQKYGNIETNIVLDKERLDRMVLRLTQRSGKHISLASPIVDATLPDGSRLQATFGTEVTPHGSSFTIRKFTAEPLTPVDLIEKGTVPSGVLAYLWLAIEYKFSAIVVGETASGKTTTLNAILMFVPPEAKIVSIEDTREIKLYHENWLAEVTRVGVGEGEIDMYDLLKAALRQRPDYIVVGEVRGKEAQTLFQAMSTGHASYSTLHAGDVNQMVYRLESEPLKVPRSMLQFLDIALVQTMWVKGATRFRRTKEVNEILGIDPVDKNLLVNQFVKWDPKADEHVEVGMPKKIEKIADIMGTSVQEVYEELQNRKQYLEMMVKKGVRDYKRVTKLIHAYYRNPELAMSRLGEMV, from the coding sequence ATGGTGAGAAACCACTATGACATTCTAAGGAAGTACGTAAGGGACAGAAATTTACTTGATTCCGTAAAATTGGATGAGAAATACAGAGTTGTGGATGAGTACTGGATCCAGGAACCATTCATAAAGGCCGTAATCGTGGAAAAAGAGGAGGAGTTCAGGGATTATTACAATATACTGGAGCCAACCGTCGGACCAGAGGAAGCTCAGATGATCTCAACCCTCTTTTCAGATCTCAAAAGAGTGCTGGTGCTTCGTGATGTTTCTGTTGATATTGAGGAGAGGGCGGAAGTTCTTGTCGGGAATATAAACAGACTTTCCAGAGAATATGCTGTAAAATTGGATGATAATTTCTATTCACGAATGCTTTATTATCTTTTCCGCGATTTCTTCGGTTATGGTGTGATAGATCCCCTGATGGAAGACCCCAACGTTGAAGACATCTCTTGCGATGGCTACAACATTCCCATATACATCTATCATCAAAAATACGGAAATATCGAAACGAATATAGTGCTTGACAAGGAAAGACTTGACAGGATGGTTTTGCGATTGACTCAGAGGAGTGGAAAGCATATCTCTCTTGCCAGTCCGATAGTTGATGCAACGTTGCCAGATGGAAGCAGACTTCAGGCCACTTTCGGAACGGAAGTAACCCCTCACGGTTCAAGTTTCACCATAAGAAAGTTCACGGCTGAACCCCTAACGCCGGTGGACCTTATAGAAAAGGGAACCGTACCTTCGGGAGTCCTTGCTTATCTGTGGCTTGCAATAGAGTACAAGTTTTCGGCAATAGTTGTCGGTGAGACGGCAAGCGGCAAAACAACCACCCTCAATGCCATTCTCATGTTCGTCCCTCCCGAGGCCAAAATCGTTTCAATTGAGGACACCCGGGAAATCAAACTGTATCACGAGAACTGGCTGGCGGAGGTGACGAGAGTGGGTGTTGGCGAGGGAGAAATAGACATGTACGACCTGCTGAAGGCAGCATTGAGGCAGAGGCCGGATTATATTGTGGTGGGAGAAGTGAGGGGTAAGGAAGCACAGACCCTGTTTCAGGCGATGTCTACGGGTCATGCAAGTTACTCAACTCTGCATGCTGGAGATGTCAACCAGATGGTTTACAGACTAGAAAGCGAACCATTGAAGGTTCCGAGGAGCATGCTCCAGTTTCTGGACATTGCGCTTGTTCAGACGATGTGGGTGAAAGGTGCTACGAGGTTCAGGAGAACCAAGGAGGTAAACGAAATACTGGGTATTGACCCTGTTGATAAGAACCTGCTTGTAAATCAGTTTGTTAAATGGGATCCAAAGGCTGATGAGCATGTTGAGGTGGGAATGCCGAAAAAAATAGAAAAGATTGCTGACATCATGGGAACAAGCGTTCAGGAGGTGTACGAGGAGCTGCAAAATCGGAAGCAGTATCTTGAGATGATGGTTAAGAAGGGAGTTAGGGACTACAAACGTGTTACCAAACTTATCCATGCCTACTATCGCAATCCGGAACTGGCAATGTCCAGACTTGGTGAGATGGTATGA
- a CDS encoding MazG nucleotide pyrophosphohydrolase domain-containing protein, whose translation MEVAEIRKAIRKKYYSVDSKSGPLFLLAVLFEEVGELAEAVRKGEKKMVMEELVDVMFMVLSIANLFDVDIEERLVEKYLKGDPSQRWDLPDL comes from the coding sequence ATGGAAGTAGCGGAAATCCGGAAGGCCATCAGGAAGAAGTACTATTCTGTGGACTCAAAAAGTGGACCGCTTTTCCTACTGGCAGTGCTCTTTGAAGAGGTGGGGGAGCTCGCAGAGGCAGTGAGGAAGGGTGAAAAGAAGATGGTGATGGAAGAGCTTGTGGATGTTATGTTTATGGTTTTAAGTATAGCGAACCTCTTTGATGTGGACATTGAGGAAAGGCTCGTTGAGAAATATCTGAAAGGAGATCCAAGCCAGAGGTGGGACCTCCCGGACTTGTAG
- the qmoC gene encoding quinone-interacting membrane-bound oxidoreductase complex subunit QmoC encodes MEVDAQFVRDVVGFGGKTLRKCYQCATCSVICPQSPEENPFPRKEMIWAQWGLKEKLIGDADLWLCHQCNDCSEYCPRGAKPGEVLGAVRAKVIQELAFPSFFAKILLRPYGLVVYLAIPVILTLIYMALVNPQVPEGEIVIGNFIPQLHVELAGFAVGGWALLVAAIGAYRFWNAVNSDVSKIYEYRLGENAELEVVRASPRFIECLFWSVIDVLKHSRFAECGTSRYRFFAHFMIFWGFIILGIATLGDIVYIYGFGVEELALPLSDPVKILGNLGAILLIFGSGWVIVARFANEKVGYGTYFDWIFLSTIFAVGLTGVGVEALRYAGSTAAYYMYLVHLVLVFSLVAYAPYSKFAHWVYRTLAYTWAKSVGREPQK; translated from the coding sequence ATGGAGGTCGATGCGCAGTTTGTTAGGGATGTGGTAGGATTTGGAGGTAAAACGCTTAGAAAGTGCTATCAGTGTGCCACCTGCAGCGTCATCTGTCCGCAGAGTCCTGAAGAAAATCCGTTTCCCAGAAAAGAGATGATCTGGGCTCAGTGGGGGTTGAAAGAGAAACTGATCGGGGATGCAGACCTGTGGCTCTGTCATCAGTGCAACGATTGTAGTGAGTACTGCCCAAGAGGTGCGAAGCCAGGAGAGGTTCTTGGGGCGGTAAGGGCAAAGGTCATTCAGGAGCTTGCATTCCCATCCTTTTTTGCGAAGATTCTGCTAAGGCCTTATGGTCTGGTTGTTTACCTTGCAATACCCGTAATTTTGACACTGATATACATGGCACTTGTCAATCCACAGGTTCCGGAAGGAGAGATAGTTATAGGCAACTTCATTCCCCAGCTTCACGTTGAGCTTGCAGGTTTTGCCGTGGGAGGATGGGCACTTCTGGTTGCAGCGATAGGGGCGTATCGGTTCTGGAATGCTGTGAACTCAGATGTCTCAAAGATTTACGAGTACAGGCTAGGGGAAAATGCAGAACTTGAGGTGGTGCGGGCGAGCCCCAGGTTCATCGAATGCTTGTTCTGGTCGGTTATTGACGTTCTGAAACATTCACGGTTCGCCGAGTGTGGAACTTCCAGATATCGCTTTTTTGCACATTTCATGATTTTCTGGGGGTTCATCATTCTTGGCATTGCAACGCTGGGAGACATTGTTTATATTTATGGATTTGGCGTCGAGGAACTTGCATTACCGCTCTCCGATCCGGTGAAGATTCTCGGCAATCTCGGTGCGATCCTGCTGATTTTTGGTTCGGGCTGGGTTATAGTTGCAAGGTTTGCCAATGAAAAGGTGGGGTATGGAACGTACTTTGACTGGATCTTTCTCTCAACAATCTTCGCTGTAGGCCTGACAGGAGTTGGAGTTGAGGCGCTTAGATATGCAGGGAGCACTGCGGCGTACTACATGTACTTGGTGCATCTTGTTCTGGTCTTCTCACTCGTTGCATATGCACCATACTCCAAATTTGCCCACTGGGTTTACAGAACACTTGCCTACACATGGGCGAAAAGTGTTGGCAGAGAACCACAAAAATAA